From one Brachypodium distachyon strain Bd21 chromosome 4, Brachypodium_distachyon_v3.0, whole genome shotgun sequence genomic stretch:
- the LOC100824624 gene encoding DNA replication licensing factor MCM2 isoform X2, translated as MDEQDQYESVGLDDSIEDERNLDEIMADRRAAEAELHARDVRTGATADRKLPRMLHDQDTDDDDMNFRRPKRHRASFRPPGGPRTPRSDDDGDGATPSSPGRSQPYSGGDVPTTDQTDDDGYEDEFDEEDEMNMYRVQGTLREWVTRDEVRRFIAKKFKEFLLTYENPKNEQGEFEYVRLINEMVLANKCSLEIDYKQFIYIHPNIAIWLADAPQSVLEVMEEVGKNVVFDLHKNYRNIHQKIYVRITNLPVYDQIRNIRQIHLNTMIRIGGVVTRRSGVFPQLQQVKYDCSKCGTILGPFFQNSYTEVRVGSCPECQSKGPFTVNIEQTIYRNYQKLTLQESPGIVPAGRLPRYKEVILLNDLIDCARPGEEIEVTGIYTNNFDLSLNTKNGFPVFATVVEANYVAKKQDLFSAYKLTDEDKAEIEKLSKDPHISERIIKSIAPSIYGHEDIKTAIALAMFGGQEKNVKGKHRLRGDINVLLLGDPGTAKSQFLKYVEKTGHRAVYTTGKGASAVGLTAAVHKDPVTREWTLEGGALVLADRGICLIDEFDKMNDQDRVSIHEAMEQQSISISKAGIVTSLQARCSVIAAANPVGGRYDSSKTFTQNVELTDPIISRFDVLCVVKDIVDPFTDEMLARFVVDSHARSQPKGANLEDRVVADEEDDPLTVARQADPDILSQDMLKKYITYAKLNVFPKIHDADLDKISHVYAELRRESSHGQGVPIAVRHIESIIRMSEAHAKMHLRSYVSQEDVDMAIRVLLDSFISTQKFGVQKALQKNFRKYMTYKKDYNELLLLLLRTLVKDALHFEEIVSGSTTCLTHIEVKVDDLKNKAQEYEIYDLKPFFSSTHFKDNSFVLDEGRGIIRHPIAA; from the exons ATGGATGAGCAGGACCAGTATGAGTCGGTCGGGTTAGATGACTCGATAGAGGATGAGAGGAACCTTGATGAGATCATGGCTGATCGAAGGGCTGCGGAAGCAGAACTTCATGCAAGGGATGTGAGGACTGGTGcgacagctgacagaaagttacctCGTATGCTTCATGATCAAG ATacagatgatgatgatatgaaCTTCAGGCGCCCCAAAAGGCACAGGGCTAGTTTTAGACCACCAGGTGGACCAAGAACACCAAGaagtgatgatgatggtgatggTGCCACACCTAGTTCACCTGGAAGATCTCAGCCTTATTCTGGTGGTGATGTGCCTACGACTGATCAGACTGACGATGATGGATATGAG GATGAatttgatgaagaagatgagatGAACATGTACCGTGTGCAAGGAACACTTAGAGAATGGGTCACAAGAGATGAAGTCCGGCGCTTCATTGCAAAGAAATTTAAAGAATTTCTTCTTACATATGAAAACCCTAAGAATGAACAAGGAGAGTTTGAGTATGTTCGACTAATTAATGAGATGGTTTTAG CTAACAAGTGTAGTTTGGAGATAGACTACAAGCAGTTTATTTATATACATCCAAATATTGCCATCTGGCTGGCTGATGCACCTCAGTCGGTGCTAGAAGTTATGGAGGAAGTTGGTAAAAATGTTGTTTTCGATCTCCACAAGAACTATAGGAATATCcatcaaaaaatatatgttaGAATAACCAACCTTCCTGTATATGATCAAATACGAAATATCAG ACAAATTCATCTGAACACAATGATACGAATCGGGGGCGTTGTTACTCGACGATCAGGCGTGTTTCCTCAGCTGCAGCAGGTCAAGTATGACTGCAGCAAATGTGGAACTATCCTGGGCCCTTTCTTCCAGAACTCTTATACTGAAGTGAGGGTTGGATCTTGTCCTGAATGCCAGTCGAAAGGACCATTTACTGTCAATATTGAGCAA ACTATATACAGGAACTACCAGAAACTCACCCTCCAGGAAAGCCCTGGAATTGTACCTGCTGGCAGACTCCCCAGATACAAGGAAGTAATACTTCTGAATGATCTTATCGACTGTGCTCGTCCAGGAGAAGAAATT GAGGTTACAGGGATCTACACAAACAATTTTGACTTGTCGTTAAATACAAAGAATGGTTTCCCAGTTTTTGCCACGGTGGTGGAGGCAAACTATGTGGCAAAAAAGCAGGACCTGTTCTCTGCATACAAATTAACGGACGAGGACAAGGCAGAGATTGAGAAGTTATCAAAAGATCCACATATCAGTGAAAGG ATTATCAAATCAATTGCACCATCCATTTACGGTCATGAAGATATCAAGACTGCCATTGCACTAGCTATGTTTGGGGGACAAGAAAAGAATGTGAAGGGAAAGCATCGCCTAAGGGGTGACATAAATGTCCTCCTCTTAGGCGATCCAGGCACTGCGAAATCCCAATTTCTCAA gTATGTTGAGAAAACAGGACACAGAGCTGTATACACAACTGGGAAAGGAGCTTCAGCTGTTGGACTCACTGCCGCAGTTCACAAGGATCCTGTAACACGGGAATGGACACTTGAGGGAGGTGCGCTGGTTCTTGCTGATAGAGGCATATGTCTTATTGATGAATTTGATAAGATGAATGATCAGGATAG GGTAAGTATTCATGAAGCCATGGAGCAGCAAAGTATCAGTATTTCAAAGGCAGGAATTGTCACATCCCTTCAAGCTCGATGCAGTGTTATTGCTGCAGCAAACCCAGTTGGGGGAAG ATATGATTCTTCGAAGACTTTCACTCAGAATGTTGAATTGACGGATCCAATTATTTCACGTTTTGATGTCCTTTGTGTTGTGAAG GACATCGTTGATCCATTTACGGATGAAATGCTTGCAAGGTTTGTTGTGGATAGCCATGCCAGATCTCAACCCAAGGGTGCTAATCTTGAAGATAGGGTAGTAGCTGATGAGGAGGATGATCCATTGACTGTTGCTAGACAAGCTGACCCAGAT ATCCTTTCTCAAGATATGCTGAAGAAGTACATTACATATGCCAAGCTAAATGTATTTCCCAAAATACATGATGCTGACCTGGACAAGATTAGCCATGTGTACGCTGAACTTCGACGTGAATCATCT CACGGTCAAGGAGTCCCTATTGCTGTAAGGCATATTGAATCAATCATTCGAATGTCTGAGGCACATGCAAAGATGCATTTGAGAAGCTATGTTTCTCAGGAAGATGTTGACATGGCCATACGTGTGCTACTTGACTCATTTATTTCAACCCAGAAATTTGGTGTCCAGAAAGCACTTCAAAAG AATTTCCGCAAATACATGACTTACAAGAAGGATTACAATGAGCTGCTTCTGCTCCTCCTGCGCACACTGGTGAAGGACGCGTTGCACTTTGAGGAAATCGTGTCAGGATCAACAACCTGCTTGACTCACATTGAGGTTAAAGTGGATGACCTGAAGAACAAG GCCCAGGAGTACGAAATCTATGACCTGAAGCCGTTCTTCTCCAGCACTCACTTCAAGGACAACAGCTTTGTCCTGGACGAAGGGCGTGGCATCATCAGGCATCCTATTGCAGCTTAA
- the LOC100824535 gene encoding probable methyltransferase At1g27930, with the protein MMSPKQLLTTILIVFSTLSFIKLLLLTHSSAAASSSSPARPLRSPWDDDRSGGSGNGTAIHGSLAAKELALLRSLVAARAPCRLLVFGLSPQLLALAAANSGHGAATAFVTDSDEDADGARRVLGGAPGAAAIHRARYPDAAGEAWALLRRARASPVCRRPTGTVRKSGCRLALTSLPREVLDARWDVVVVDGPSGAAAHEPGRMGPIYTAAALARAAAAAGGVEVDVAVHDVDRTVERWYAREYLCEDNLVAAKGRLWHFRVAASGGPSDAFCSTGPVQIL; encoded by the coding sequence ATGATGTCGCCGAAGCAGCTGCTGACCACCATCCTCATCGTCTTCTCCACGCTCTCCTTCAtcaagctcctcctcctcacccactcctccgccgccgcctcctcctcctcgccggcgcgccCCCTCCGCTCGCCCTGGGACGACGACAGAAGCGGCGGCTCCGGCAACGGCACCGCCATCCACGGCAGCCTCGCCGCCAAGGAGCTCGCGCTGCTCCGCtccctcgtcgccgcgcgcgcgccgtgcAGGCTGCTGGTGTTCGGCCTCTCGCCGcagctcctcgcgctcgcggcCGCCAACTCCGGGCAcggggccgccaccgccttcgTCACCGACAGCGACGAGGACGCGGACGGCGCGCGCCGCGTGCTCGGCGGGGCGCCCGGGGCAGCAGCCATCCACCGGGCCAGGTACCCCGACGCGGCCGGGGAAGCGTGGGCGCTgctgcggcgcgcgcgggcgagcCCCGTGTGCCGCCGGCCGACGGGGACGGTGCGCAAGTCCGGGTGCCGGCTGGCGCTGACCTCGCTGCCCCGCGAGGTGCTCGACGCCAGGTGGGACGTGGTGGTCGTCGACGGGCCGAGCGGGGCCGCGGCCCACGAGCCCGGCCGGATGGGGCCCATAtacacggcggcggcgctggcgcgcgcggcggccgcggcggggggAGTCGAGGTGGACGTGGCGGTGCACGACGTGGACCGGACCGTGGAGCGGTGGTACGCCAGGGAGTACCTCTGCGAGGAcaacctcgtcgccgccaagGGCCGCCTCTGGCACTTCCGCGTAGCCGCCTCCGGCGGGCCGTCCGACGCGTTCTGCTCCACCGGTCCCGTCCAGATCTTGTAG
- the LOC100824229 gene encoding uncharacterized protein LOC100824229, which translates to MATVAGGGNMMTREQLLHLFSRFSFLTSLPEVKNRIADAVRDKQEAVAVTTEIQEEILREMGIDPSFGIGCLGKLNAVFENDMDLMIKFYQFVAKEEMAIDEAELEPIEFAMKIHDQQELQQQQLEMLVQMRKHSPESQSVILETLHKQLESANFDTSASILTPEQIQEIVQNSSHLPKE; encoded by the exons ATGGCaacggtggccggcggcgggaacATGATGACGAGGGAGCAGCTACTCCACCTCTTCTCCCGCTTCTCGTTTCTTACCTCACTCCCAG AGGTGAAGAACCGAATCGcggacgccgtcagggacaAGCAG GAGGCTGTGGCGGTGACGACCGAGATACAGGAGGAGATTCTTCGTGAGATGGGGATCG ATCCAAGTTTCGGTATTGGTTGCCTAGGAAAGTTGAACGCCGTATTTGAGAATGACATGGATTTAATGATTAAATTCTACCAATTTGTTGCCAA GGAAGAGATGGCTATTGATGAAGCTGAGCTCGAGCCTATAGAATTTGCCATGAAAATACATGATCAACAGGAATTACAACAACAG CAACTGGAGATGTTAGTTCAAATGAGAAAGCACAGCCCTGAGAGTCAATCTGTCATACTTGAGACT TTGCACAAGCAGTTGGAGAGCGCTAATTTTGATACCAGTGCGTCGATCCTGACTCCGGAGCAGATCCAAGAGATTGTTCAGAATAGTTCCCATCTTCCCAAAGAATAA
- the LOC100824624 gene encoding DNA replication licensing factor MCM2 isoform X1 — protein MDDSENNAPSTPGSPGFSTDRLPPNTTSRGASDPSSYSDDDGEAEVDPNVIPDDDGAAVVADEEEEDGEDLFNDNYLDDYRRMDEQDQYESVGLDDSIEDERNLDEIMADRRAAEAELHARDVRTGATADRKLPRMLHDQDTDDDDMNFRRPKRHRASFRPPGGPRTPRSDDDGDGATPSSPGRSQPYSGGDVPTTDQTDDDGYEDEFDEEDEMNMYRVQGTLREWVTRDEVRRFIAKKFKEFLLTYENPKNEQGEFEYVRLINEMVLANKCSLEIDYKQFIYIHPNIAIWLADAPQSVLEVMEEVGKNVVFDLHKNYRNIHQKIYVRITNLPVYDQIRNIRQIHLNTMIRIGGVVTRRSGVFPQLQQVKYDCSKCGTILGPFFQNSYTEVRVGSCPECQSKGPFTVNIEQTIYRNYQKLTLQESPGIVPAGRLPRYKEVILLNDLIDCARPGEEIEVTGIYTNNFDLSLNTKNGFPVFATVVEANYVAKKQDLFSAYKLTDEDKAEIEKLSKDPHISERIIKSIAPSIYGHEDIKTAIALAMFGGQEKNVKGKHRLRGDINVLLLGDPGTAKSQFLKYVEKTGHRAVYTTGKGASAVGLTAAVHKDPVTREWTLEGGALVLADRGICLIDEFDKMNDQDRVSIHEAMEQQSISISKAGIVTSLQARCSVIAAANPVGGRYDSSKTFTQNVELTDPIISRFDVLCVVKDIVDPFTDEMLARFVVDSHARSQPKGANLEDRVVADEEDDPLTVARQADPDILSQDMLKKYITYAKLNVFPKIHDADLDKISHVYAELRRESSHGQGVPIAVRHIESIIRMSEAHAKMHLRSYVSQEDVDMAIRVLLDSFISTQKFGVQKALQKNFRKYMTYKKDYNELLLLLLRTLVKDALHFEEIVSGSTTCLTHIEVKVDDLKNKAQEYEIYDLKPFFSSTHFKDNSFVLDEGRGIIRHPIAA, from the exons ATG GATGACTCGGAGAACAACGCGCCGTCGACGCCCGGCTCGCCCGGGTTCAGCACCGACCGGCTCCCGCCCAACACCACCAGCCGCGGCGCCTCCGACCCGTCCTCCTACtcggacgacgacggcgaggcggaggtCGACCCCAACGTGATCCCAGATGAcgatggcgccgccgtcgtcgccgacgaggaggaggaggacggggagGATCTCTTCAACGACAACTACCTCGA tGACTACCGAAGAATGGATGAGCAGGACCAGTATGAGTCGGTCGGGTTAGATGACTCGATAGAGGATGAGAGGAACCTTGATGAGATCATGGCTGATCGAAGGGCTGCGGAAGCAGAACTTCATGCAAGGGATGTGAGGACTGGTGcgacagctgacagaaagttacctCGTATGCTTCATGATCAAG ATacagatgatgatgatatgaaCTTCAGGCGCCCCAAAAGGCACAGGGCTAGTTTTAGACCACCAGGTGGACCAAGAACACCAAGaagtgatgatgatggtgatggTGCCACACCTAGTTCACCTGGAAGATCTCAGCCTTATTCTGGTGGTGATGTGCCTACGACTGATCAGACTGACGATGATGGATATGAG GATGAatttgatgaagaagatgagatGAACATGTACCGTGTGCAAGGAACACTTAGAGAATGGGTCACAAGAGATGAAGTCCGGCGCTTCATTGCAAAGAAATTTAAAGAATTTCTTCTTACATATGAAAACCCTAAGAATGAACAAGGAGAGTTTGAGTATGTTCGACTAATTAATGAGATGGTTTTAG CTAACAAGTGTAGTTTGGAGATAGACTACAAGCAGTTTATTTATATACATCCAAATATTGCCATCTGGCTGGCTGATGCACCTCAGTCGGTGCTAGAAGTTATGGAGGAAGTTGGTAAAAATGTTGTTTTCGATCTCCACAAGAACTATAGGAATATCcatcaaaaaatatatgttaGAATAACCAACCTTCCTGTATATGATCAAATACGAAATATCAG ACAAATTCATCTGAACACAATGATACGAATCGGGGGCGTTGTTACTCGACGATCAGGCGTGTTTCCTCAGCTGCAGCAGGTCAAGTATGACTGCAGCAAATGTGGAACTATCCTGGGCCCTTTCTTCCAGAACTCTTATACTGAAGTGAGGGTTGGATCTTGTCCTGAATGCCAGTCGAAAGGACCATTTACTGTCAATATTGAGCAA ACTATATACAGGAACTACCAGAAACTCACCCTCCAGGAAAGCCCTGGAATTGTACCTGCTGGCAGACTCCCCAGATACAAGGAAGTAATACTTCTGAATGATCTTATCGACTGTGCTCGTCCAGGAGAAGAAATT GAGGTTACAGGGATCTACACAAACAATTTTGACTTGTCGTTAAATACAAAGAATGGTTTCCCAGTTTTTGCCACGGTGGTGGAGGCAAACTATGTGGCAAAAAAGCAGGACCTGTTCTCTGCATACAAATTAACGGACGAGGACAAGGCAGAGATTGAGAAGTTATCAAAAGATCCACATATCAGTGAAAGG ATTATCAAATCAATTGCACCATCCATTTACGGTCATGAAGATATCAAGACTGCCATTGCACTAGCTATGTTTGGGGGACAAGAAAAGAATGTGAAGGGAAAGCATCGCCTAAGGGGTGACATAAATGTCCTCCTCTTAGGCGATCCAGGCACTGCGAAATCCCAATTTCTCAA gTATGTTGAGAAAACAGGACACAGAGCTGTATACACAACTGGGAAAGGAGCTTCAGCTGTTGGACTCACTGCCGCAGTTCACAAGGATCCTGTAACACGGGAATGGACACTTGAGGGAGGTGCGCTGGTTCTTGCTGATAGAGGCATATGTCTTATTGATGAATTTGATAAGATGAATGATCAGGATAG GGTAAGTATTCATGAAGCCATGGAGCAGCAAAGTATCAGTATTTCAAAGGCAGGAATTGTCACATCCCTTCAAGCTCGATGCAGTGTTATTGCTGCAGCAAACCCAGTTGGGGGAAG ATATGATTCTTCGAAGACTTTCACTCAGAATGTTGAATTGACGGATCCAATTATTTCACGTTTTGATGTCCTTTGTGTTGTGAAG GACATCGTTGATCCATTTACGGATGAAATGCTTGCAAGGTTTGTTGTGGATAGCCATGCCAGATCTCAACCCAAGGGTGCTAATCTTGAAGATAGGGTAGTAGCTGATGAGGAGGATGATCCATTGACTGTTGCTAGACAAGCTGACCCAGAT ATCCTTTCTCAAGATATGCTGAAGAAGTACATTACATATGCCAAGCTAAATGTATTTCCCAAAATACATGATGCTGACCTGGACAAGATTAGCCATGTGTACGCTGAACTTCGACGTGAATCATCT CACGGTCAAGGAGTCCCTATTGCTGTAAGGCATATTGAATCAATCATTCGAATGTCTGAGGCACATGCAAAGATGCATTTGAGAAGCTATGTTTCTCAGGAAGATGTTGACATGGCCATACGTGTGCTACTTGACTCATTTATTTCAACCCAGAAATTTGGTGTCCAGAAAGCACTTCAAAAG AATTTCCGCAAATACATGACTTACAAGAAGGATTACAATGAGCTGCTTCTGCTCCTCCTGCGCACACTGGTGAAGGACGCGTTGCACTTTGAGGAAATCGTGTCAGGATCAACAACCTGCTTGACTCACATTGAGGTTAAAGTGGATGACCTGAAGAACAAG GCCCAGGAGTACGAAATCTATGACCTGAAGCCGTTCTTCTCCAGCACTCACTTCAAGGACAACAGCTTTGTCCTGGACGAAGGGCGTGGCATCATCAGGCATCCTATTGCAGCTTAA
- the LOC100824843 gene encoding FHA domain-containing protein FHA2, translating into MGNSRRPAAPASDLEVGFAKLQGEDFEYYMQTYSIVLGRQSRKKLQHGEDPAAAAPDDVDVDLGILGGGMNVSRRHARIFYDFARRRFALEVLGKNGCLVEGVLHVPGSAPVKLDSQDLLQMGDAQFYFLLPSRSVFHTDAAPRASVPRALPPPPSDEEEELEEAVPAAKRPCSRDAGGPAARRRDAGSKGYREADNQQLLQLEEKDVISSAATILSDLCGPQEWVPMNKLHAVMFDKYGNLWHHNKVRKYLTSEDWPEGETEGRPWHGLSVLLRKYPEHFVINIRKAERQCTEFVSLLSLQP; encoded by the exons ATGGGGAACTCCCGgcgcccggcggcgccggcgtccgaCCTTGAGGTGGGCTTCGCGAAGCTCCAGGGCGAGGACTTCGAGTACTACATGCAGACCTATTCCATCGTCCTTGGCCGCCAGAGCCGCAAGAAGCTCCAGCACGGCGaagaccccgccgccgccgccccggacgACGTCGACGTGGACCTCGgcatcctcggcggcggcatgaACGTCTCTCGTCGCCACGCGCGCATATTCTACGACttcgcgcgccgccgcttcgcGCTGGAGGTGCTAGGCAAGAACGGCTGCCTCGTCGAGGGCGTCCTCCACGTGCCTGGCTCGGCACCCGTCAAGCTCGACTCCCAGGACCTCCTCCAGATGGGCGACGCGCAGTTCTatttcctcctcccctcccgcTCCGTCTTCCACACGGAtgccgcgccccgcgcctccgTCCCGCGAGCTctaccgcctcctccctctgacgaagaggaagaactAGAAGAGGCGGTTCCGGCAGCGAAACGTCCGTGTAGCCGAGACGCCGGGGGACCAGCTG CTAGAAGACGAGATGCAGGATCAAAGGGATACAGGGAAGCAGATAACCAACAACTGTTGCAGTTGGAAGAGAAAGATGTTATCTCTTCAGCTGCTACTATTTTATCTGATCTCTGCGGGCCTCAGGAATGGGTGCCTATGAACAAGCTTCATGCAGTG ATGTTTGACAAGTATGGCAACTTATGGCACCACAATAAGGTTCGGAAATATTTGACGTCAGAGGACTGGCCCGAGGGTGAAACTGAAGGTAGACCCTGGCATGGACTTTCAGTGCTACTAAGGAAGTACCCTGAGCACTTTGTGATCAACATAAGGAAAGCAGAGAGACAGTGCACCGAGTTTGTCTCTTTGCTTTCGCTGCAACCATGA